The nucleotide window GCAGATTGCCGCACGTCTCGGCGGCTATCCAGTTTTATGGCTTCGAGCAGTTGTAATGGGTTTTGCCTGAGCGCAGGCTCCCGCACAGGCCAATGCGGTCCCGGAATGCAGCCGAGGGTGAGGTGGGGAGGACGCCGGATGATGTCACTGTTTTCGCTTcgtttgttcttttttctattataAAGCAAATGCCGTTTAGTGCTTTGGGTACGGAGATCGTGGAGTAGTTGCAGCCGCAACGCTTATTCTAATAAGATCTACTTGGGACGGGTGTGTTTGGCGTTGCAAGCCATGGCAAGGGAGGGCTTCGGCCGTGCTTCGAAGACGGAAACATGTGCGGCCCTGCCTGCCGCTCTGCCACCGCTTCGTGAGCGGCACGTGCTTGCGCTGTGTTGGAAGGGCAGGAGCAGGAGCTGGAGTCGCGGGTCCAGCAGCGGGTCCAGCAGCGGATTGGGCACCGATTTGTATGTTGAAGGGCTCGGCGGGAGGCTGACGTGGCCGAGGTCATTTTGGCAGCGGCCGTCGGTTCCCGACGGCGAAAAGTgcaaaaaacaaacaacTGGCAACCGGTTTGTCACGTCGCACGTCAGGGTGGGTTTCCAAGCTTCGTCTGGTCATTTCGTCGTTTCTTGTTTTCAGGTCTTCTTTCTGTGCCCTGCCGTGGAACAGGTgattatttctttttctcgagaaaagaaataaagaggtgatttttttgcatgGAGTATAATAACCGAATGAAACTATTGTTTTGATCTTTCAACACATGTCATAAGCGTGAGCTATAAGATTTCCAACAGAATTGTTCATCGTTTTACGGGCTGGATAGAGACCCGTTTTTGTGTGTTCGGTGTGTCAGTTGCTTGTGGTATCGAGCACGTCCGCTGTCAGCAGAATGATCAATGAAGTAACGAAGACAGTTGCAGATGCGCTTGCGAAGAAGCAGGCTGCCCAGCGCGGAGATGGAGTCGACGATCAACAGGATTTCGGAAATGCAGATCGGTGTGTCCAGCAGCCTTCGAGCAGCGGCGTACCGGTGCTGGCGCTGGCGCATCACCAgcagattttttcagagGAGTCGCTATACAAGTGCTCCTCTGCGGACTCGCTAGCGTCGTTGCAACAGCAGTTTGTGTCGTCTTCTCCGTCGTTATCGTCGTCCAAACGCTACATCGTCGAGGACAACTCGGACTATGGGAGCTGTACAAGCCCCGCTCAAAGCAGGGCAAACGGGTCCGTTTCCGGTGTGCCTCGCAGTATATCTGCCACGGtaaccaattttttgaagccaAGAATGGAGTTCACAGGGTATCAGATATCGGGCTACAAGAAGTACCAGGTCGTTGTCACTTTGAAGACGGTTGAGTTACCGAAGGACGGTATAAGTTCTTTGTCGCCTCACTTGACCGGGTTTTTGACGATCAGGGGGTTGACCAACCAGCACCCTGAGATCAGCACGTATTTCGAGTCTTTCGCGGTCACGCACAAGGATTTGGGGTTCTTATCCTCGACGTGGTCAAAGGATCGCGCCATGACTTCATACATGGCGGACGATCAAACAGACTTAGAGCATTGGCTAAACTTTCCATCTTTTAAGCAGCTATTCTTGGGCCCTGGTTGTGACTCGGAAAACAGGACACCAACCATCAATGATTTACTCAACGGACAGGAATCCTTCGGCGATTATTTGGAGAATAGATACATCTTCATGAgatggaaagaaaaattcttAGTTCCTGATGCTTTAATCGATGGTGTCGAGGGTGCATCGTACGATGGATTTTACTACATAGTTCATGATCAGGTTACAGGAGCTATACAAGGTTTTTATTATCATGAGGATGCTGAGAAATTTCAGCAATTGGAGTTAGTAGCGTCATTTAAATCACTAAATGACTGCAGTAATTGTAGTTTTGAATTTGCATAGAATAGAAGCGGTGAAATAGCGATTATTCCAAAAAGTGACGAGAAATTTTTGGTAAGTTTTGGCGTATTAATGATTAGGGACAAAAATAGAAAGCAGGTGATGCATAATAAACATGTTATAGATAACTCAATTTAATTGTTATAGATTTTAAGATTATATTTTAGGTACAACGTACAGTCTCAGAGAGCAATGGACTGTTTTCAGTCTTGATCACGGTATTGTAGCTTCAGTGTGTCAAGCTCTTAATCCAGTACCTGAAATGAGaatctgaagaagaatgTACTGTTGAAGGTCTATGTGGCAGCTGTACGTTTCCCTTTTATCGTTGTCTTCAAAAAGGTGACGGAGATAAATGATTAAGAAGAATGTGTAAATTCTCCAAATGCATTATAGATTGCATGATCTATACCGTACGATTTATGGATTAAGTATCCAGTCTGTATGAGATTATCGTTTATCGTGTTTTTCTTGTTACATTAGATGTGAAGCAGGGTAATGcatatatgaaaaagtCTGAGTTCGCTTAAACGGTAGTGATAAATGGACTACAGATCCCTGCTGGAGCTCGAGATTGGATAATAAAGTAACGTTCAAAAATCAAGTCTACAACCAACAATGACTGCCAACAACGTTAAAAGAGTTGACTTATGTGTACAGTATGTGAGATGCATGTTTTACTTTCAATGGTTGGGTGGGTGATACTAACGTTATATTCAGATATAAACATACTTTACCGCCAAAGAGTCCCTTTGAAACTAACATGggactttcaaaaatggtCAATCAATCTATGCCGATGGTTGGtatgtttttgagaaacaaatTCATTGCTTGGTTTGCTCTGATTCAAAGTTTCCATTATTATCTTAACGCTGATCCTGATCAGGAGAATTCTTCCGGCAGCAAAAATGCAATGGACCAGTCACCTATGATGAAGGTTGTTCTAAGTATTATAGGTATATGTGTTTGTTACATGAATATCGCATTACCACAACCTGATGCTCCACCTCTCAAGCCAAAGGCTGTTGAAGATGCTAAAGTGGTCGCCAAATCGGTGGAAGGCGCAAAATCAACGtagaaattaaaaaaaactatAGGAACATACTTTTATATCACTGTAATTTTATGCGTAAAGCTATAATTTGCTACATTTATTCTCCAATATCCTCGAACCAATCTTGAGGTCTCTGTTCAATGAACTCTTTCATAATCTTTTGACATCTTTTGTCGTCCATAACTGCAACATCTCGGCCTCTTGACTTTAAGTATTCTTCACCTTCActcttgaaattgatgtTTTCGCCAATAACGCAACGTGGAATACCATACATGATTATTGCACCGGTACACATATCGCAAGGCGATAAAGTTGTGTATAAAGTTGTGTCTTTATAAACCTTACCCGGTAGCCTCCCACAATTTTCCAACGTGGATATTTCACCATGCAAAGTTGCAGAgctcttttgaaatctcaTGTTATGTCCACGACCTAAAACTTGGCCATCCTTATTGTTGATTAAACAGCCACCAATTGGGACACCACCTTCAGAGAGCCCCCTTGCGGCTTCTTCATAAGCAATGTCCATTCCTAATTTATCCCATTCCCTTCCACGAGTCATTTCTCAGCTGGTATATACAGATACTCTCTTCGCCCTCATTTATTCCGAtttacatttttatattgatgtgctttacatttttttaatcttATTCCACTCCTCTACAACTTCGGATCTTCGGGGAAAACAACGACCGTAGGCGGCAGGCAAAATGCGGCAGTTCAGATAACAGAACTCATTGAACCGAATAGGTTTATCTTAATGCTTCTCGAACAACGCTTTACGACACGTAACTTAGATATACGGAACTATTCATTTAGCTTGTAGAAGGCGCGGTACACATTTGTGGATTGAGGGAGCTGAGCAGGTCATCACTAGATCTTATTGAAATTGCCATTGCTTTATGTGAAGTTGTTtagaaaaaagagtaaGGTTTCATTCtctcaaaaagtttttaagccatttttttaaatacTAGAGGTCTGTTATCTCTCTCTCTGAGATTCTGTCCATTTAAAACCCAGTTCGAATATCTGAGGGTCGCCGTAGGAACTTTCCTGACCTTTTTTCGGGTCAATTGAATGTTTAATCTTTCTTCGTTGCCCTGCGTCACCACAGTCATTCTGACCTGTTCTTATTTCAATCAAACTCGCCTATCTATTCAGGAGTGAGATTTTCAAGTAAGGCCATTCCTCCCTTTCGACGTGAAGCATTCTTAAATATCGCAGTCGATTATCATTTGTGATTAATAGTCACACTCTCAAGTCAATTTATGGTATCTTTTGTTTGTGAAATCTGTTGCCTTAGCAAGCTAGAGGTGCTGTGATACTTTCGCTCGGTGATTTACATTAAAAAGGAGGCCTCGTCGAAACAAACTCTGGTCTTGGTTTTGAAAGCAATCGTGCTGCTTAaccatcaaaatcaatatcTAATCTCTCCTCGAGTGGCTTTCATTGAGTTAAACCCAGTTGACTCTCAGTCGACAGTATTTTTCACACTGTTTAgattactttttttctcagAGGATTCCTACATGTAGATTTATAAGTGCAGcttatttttgataattgcGAATCAACAATTGGATTTCCTTCGCCAGCGAATTCATTTAGCCGCCCTGCTTTCTGGCAAACTAAAATGcagataaaaaaaaaaatcgcCTTTCATAAACCTTAGTTAAGAAAAGCAAAGTCAACACTTATTGATAACTACTTGGTTCTCAAGTACCACTTAAACAagcttttcttcttcgattCGCACTCtgattatttttttcaataataaagATTCGTAATACGGAGGGTTTCTCgaaaatatcaaactgAATGTGACTCTACTCATAGGAAGAAGAATCCGCCtagcatttttttcacgaCTGTATCCACTAAACGCATACTACACAGTGCTCCGAAACACACCAAGCTGGCCTTACAGCTACTAGATTTCTCcaagaaatatttctgaaggagaaatggaaaaaacATGTCATAGCAGGCTCATCGTTGCACCAAGGTGATATACGCCGATGTTCAGTTGATGTAGAAAAGCACCTTTGTCTAAAAGCATGCATATACACAACATCATGATATCATTAATCTGTTTGAACAGCGGCGATGTCTGATAATGACACTGTGACTACTAATAACGCACCAAGAAACCCAGTATGAACTCTTTCGGGGGCCGCCCATCTTTGCCATTCTATAAGATACAAACagagttttttcaagccTTGTTCCTTACTTTCGCTATTACTTTCTAAGTGAACCCTTAAACCAATGCAATAAAAAACCATACTGATGCTGACGAGGAGCCCTATTTTAAAGAGATTCTAAATATTTCACACTGAAATGAAACTCCCGATCACTGACTATCAGGTTCAAGGTACCGCTGTAGTGTTACTTCTtactttttgtttgaatttaGCAGCTACCAATTAAACTGCTTTGTCCACATTCCGGGCGCCATAGCTGAGGCGCCTAAGCCTTTTTTCCTTAAAGTTGATACATAAGAAAATCCCATTGGCGCAAAGCGAGAAAGCCATCGGGGTTTATAAACCCTGATAACCATCACAGCTATCTTTGACTTAAAACTTCTTCATTCCGGTGAAGGCGTATTCGATAGAAAAGACCAGGAGGAAAGCAAGGTCAAGACGAAGAATAAAGGCATATTGTAAAGGAATAGATATGCTATTGCAAAGAAACGTGCCGTTTATCTATAGGTATCGTCGAGCTTGCACTGCACAACTTAAAACAAGATCCACTTTATCGTTTAGCAAGAATGTACTGATTAAGCTGAACTTTAGATTTTTCGCCATCCCCGCAAACTATGCTGAAAGTCACAACGAAGGAGGAAATGTTCATCATGATACGAGGTGGCCTAATCACGAGAATCCAACACCATATGAGGTTTTTGGTATCACTCAACAAGAGTGCTCTTCAAGTAGAAATATAAACAAAAGCATCTTGAAGAAGCGATTTCATGAGTACGCAAAATTGTATCATCCGGATATCTCGCAGAATGTACGGATTATAAGATCACCAATAAAGCAGAAGCAACTTGGCGGGTCCTTGTTGTCTTTTGATGAGAAAGTGCTTAGGTTCAAGATAATGACGCAAGCTTATGAAATTTTGAGCGACACTGGGAGAAGAAATCTCTATGATCTCACGAAATCGAACTGGGCATACGGACCTCAGTCGAGTTCAACGTACGCGTCATCTCATGCATACCCAAGCAGCCATGGCTACCAGACAAACTCAACATATGAGTACTGGAATGCCGGTACGTGGGAAGAAATGAACGATTTAAACAAAGGAACGCAAGAAAGAGAGAAGCTGGATCCGTGGACAGTGTTTCTGTGGCTTTGCGGCCTAGTGGTATGTTTAGAGGCCACTGCGTTACTAACGAGAATCGAAAACTCTTTGACAAGTCAACAGTACACGCACGAGGAAACAGAGTTCGATTTAGCACAATCCTATTCAAACTATGGCCTAGATTCTGATAAGTTTTCAAGACTAAGAAGATTCCTGTGGTTCAGAACCTACGGACTCTATAGGGCTAAAGATGATCTAGACAGAGAAGCAGAGAAGAACGAAGGCTTAGTTCAAGATCTCATAAAAGCTACAGCAGAAAAGGATAATGGAGCATGCAAGTTTTCTGCctccaaaaaatgagacCAGCCACAATATAGCTCGGAGTGATATTCCACAACGAACTTCAACAATGAATACAACTGTATGTTATATTAAACGtagatccaaaaaaaacaagctTTAGCATATGTTATGTAGCCTTTTAAATAAACCGACGAAACTTATATTCATTATCACGGGAATGATCAGACAGGGCAATTGATCGAAGTTAAAAGGTCCTGTATTTCGcattatatatttcattttcctttcaaCATCCTCAGATAGTGATTCGCGAAGCGAATCGTCATGATGCAcaaacaatgaaaaatgaagagtGATGAGTGAGgacaaaattgaagatcTCTTCGAATTTACTACTCATCTAAGGTAATCTGACAGTTGTAGGATAGCAAAAGTATCATGGATTTCACCAATCCTGAGACGGTCCTAGACTTGCGTAACATTAGAGATGAGCTTGTGAGAATGGAAGATACGAttatcttcaatttcatcgagAGGTCGAGATTTCCAACCTGTCCACCAGTCTATGAAAAGGAACGTCCGGGACTTGCAATTCCCAACTTTAATGGCTCATTTTTGGATTGGGCTCTTCTGCAAATGGAAATGGTGCAATCACAGATAAGAAGATTTGAATCTCCAGACGAAACCCCGTTCTTTCCAGATCATATATTGAAACCAATTTTGCCAAGTGTTAATTATCCACCAATTTTAGCTAAATTTGCGTCGCAAGTTAATTATAATGGtaaaattaaagaaatttatgaaaaggaaatggtTCCACTTATCTCCAAGTATGATGGTGATCAACCCGAAAACTACGGATCCGTGGCAACTAGAGATATCGAATGTCTCAACAGCTTAAGTAGAAGGATTCACTTCGGGAAATTTGTTGCAGAggcaaaatttcaagctgAAGAGAAAATGTTCACCAAGTTaattcaagaaaaggaCGTCGAAGGACTGATGAAAAGTATCACCAATTctgctgttgaagaaaaaatcttaCATAGACTGATTAGAAAAGCAGAAGTTTATGGCATTGATCCAACCAATAATAAGGGAGAACGAAGAATCACACCAGAATATTTGGTAAAAATCTATAAAGATTTCGTTATTACAATCACTAAGGAGGTCGAGATTGattatcttttgagaaGACTTAGCGATTAGCTCTGGATATATATCTCCCATATTCACGTACTGCAAAAATAAAGCATGCGCCTTCATTAATTATTAATATATACATTGGGgataaatatataaaaggTTATTCAATTGAGAAATCTCATAGCAAGTTcaaaagttgcaaaagTAGCACCATTTGCTGGCGCTGCTCTCATCATCGTAGGTGTGAAACCCTTAAAGTATGCACGAATTCCTCCTTGTATAAACAAATTCTTGGCGACAAGACGCATAGACTTTCCGTACTTTGGAGACTTAAGATTATCTGTTTGCATCACGGATTTTATAACATCTACGGGATACACCACTGACCATAAAGCAGTGCCCGCGATAGCACCATATCCACAGAGCTTCCACGCTGGAATATTCTTTCTGTCTAGGCCTTTATTCATATCAGACGCCACAAGCGCTTCATAAACCAGGAAATAGGTACCACAGCCATGTCCTTCGCGAAGTAATGTTGGGATCAGACCACGCATCAAGCCGCCTTGAGATCTCAGTTTCTTGATGCAGTCTATGGGTCCTTTATACAACGCACTCGCGCCAGTCCCGGTTTGTGTTTGAGTTTGTAGTCTTATTCTCACATGTTCAATAGGTGCTGCAAGAAAGGAGTTGGCGATACCACCAGCCAAACCGCAGGTATAGTACTGTTGGAGGGAAAGTGTGGATAATGAATCAGTATTCAATGAATGAAACATTCGCTTCATAGCTTCATTAACACCAAATTGTATAGATACGCAAGCGCCCACACCGAATAACGGCGTCAATGTCCCTTTGTAAAATGCCATAAAACCTTCGTTTTTTATTAAATTGCGCACCACCTCACTTACAGAAGTCACTCTAGTAGATGTCTGTAGACGGACTTTTGCGGTGTCAAAAGGCTGACCAACAAGAACTTGAGCTATTCCTCCTGTAGTGCCAGCCAGTAGGTCCTTCAAAACCCTGGACTTATCCTTCGAACCTTCCAGCTCCAAATCATCAATAAGTTGTGGTGCAGGCCACTCTTCAGACATCCTTCTGCTCAACGAAACTACACTACAAACGCTGTGAGAATCGTCttctttgttcttttgGTTGCTAGATCAGCAATAATTaaatttcacttttcattttttttttttttttgagaacGCTTTACAACATCGGAAGGCTTGAGAACGTTCATATCAATGACCAAAAgaaatcttcttttctcaTACGATTCACACCCAATCTACTAGATCTCTTTGGCGATAAATGCTTGCTATTACAGCAAGTGTCAATCCAACAATATTAAGATCACAAGGAGCAGAACTAATTCCTAAATTTGCCATTTCAGAAGGCAAATTAATTTGAAGTGCTGGAATCTTGATCTTTGCTTCTTCAGACGCCGCCTTGACAGCATCCTCCTCTATTACTTTACGGCACTTCTTACCAAGTTCTCGAATACTGCTAACGGACTCTGCTGTGAGATTGACTGGTAAGTGATATAAAATGTACAAAAGCCAATTGCTTAGCCGAATTGATTGCGGAGGTCTTTTGCACTTCATCATATCCTTGAGCCATTCTTGATTCATATACTGGACAAGGATCCATATGTTACGTGCATTTATTGTAGATGTGAAAGCCGTATGAGTTGGCTCGTGTTCTTGCAAATATTGATACCACTGTTTAAATCCAACTGGAATTTCTCGGTTTAACTCCTGAATATTTATCTTGATGTCATCAATACTTTTAATTTTCTTattcttcagttttttgACAGTGCTGATAGCCCATTGTTCGTCTATCTCGAGAGAGCTATCTTCCTTTATATTTGGAGCTTCCTTTAAGATAGAGAGGAGATGCAGGACTATACCTTTTTGTTCAGGAAGACCAGAAAGATACCTTCGAAGATAAAGCAAGAGAAGATCCATCGTTGTGCCATCATAACCCTGAAATACGTCACTATTTTCATTAACGATTTGCTTCGTATCAATGAACCACTCCAGCCATTTGTCCATACGAAGCCTGAAATCCGCGAAGACCTCACTAGGAGGAGGATTGTTGTTCAAGACTACCACTTTACTTGTCTCTTCCTCCTCGTCATCATACAACGATGCTTTGTACTTAGTATattgctttttctttgaaacgTTCGTTCTCAAGGCTTCTTGGCGCACATTACTCAGATATCGTACAGCTTCAGGGTTAACGAGTTTATCATTAAGTGAAAAGGCCCTGCTTTGCCCGAAAGCAGAATCTACTAGATGCTTAGAATTATCCCTCATGCTTCGATCGATTTTTCCTTTCAGCTCCCCCAattgaaatagaaaacggcttttttcaatatgatATTGACGGATGTCTCAAAGAGATGCATCGTACAGAATTCTAAAAAGTGATATACCTCTTCACCTAACAACGATCATAACGTCGCATCATATATACAGCCAGCTTGATATATTACCGTAGTAAACGTCTAACTATTATTTTCTGTGCTTTTTAAACGCATCATATCCATTCCATTTTCGCcatttgatgataaagGGTTCCTTTTTTTAGTTCCAGCACTAAAATGTGACTGGCTAATTTTGGCAGAGAGtgtattgaaatttttttcatatgttttcaaaatcactTCAAAGTCGTGAGTTTCAATTAATGAGTAATGGTGTTATAGTATCACTCCCTACTCTTCTTTAATTTAGCAATGACTCGCTCATCAAATTCCGAATCGCAGGCAGGACACCTGTTACTCGGGGGAATTATTGATAAAACACATAAGCAGACAGAGCAAATATAACCCACTGCTACAACTTTACCAGTCAGGTAACATGATGTTCTAAAGTCGACTGATCCTTGGTTTGGTTTCACTATAATCTGTCTCAGCGATGGGTCAATGAACATAGCAGTAGAAAGGTATTGTATAAGGCCATCGGTGGATTCAACATGCAGGTAAACTCCTTGAGTAGCATCAGTAGTTTGTTGCAAAAATGTACTATCTCGTCTCCCCCCAATCTTAACAACATCGATGGGACATTTTAACTTAGTTGcagaaaaaatacaattcATGATTGGAATGTAttggaaaatttcatctcttccaCCACCACTGCCGCAAGTTAAAACTAAAAGGCGCGACTTGagtgaaattgatgaaagcTCTCTTGAAAGCCTGTTGGTATATGTGAGTCCGGCAGACATTCCGCCAGCCAGTGTGCTTTTTTGTGTAATCTTGTCTACctgatttttctcttcttgaaaCAGCTTATACAACTCTTCAACTAAAGTCTCATCAACATTTCTGAACTGTCTATACATGTCATTGCTGATGATTGAGAGATCCTtagttgaaaaagatgcatGCCCATAAGATTGCTCAGAGTATTGTCTTGAGACACTTTTTGGATAGAGATATTTGATGCCTTGTGAATGTGCAGCAATAACAGCCACTCGATTTGAATTGTTGAAGGCTAAATGTGCGTTCAGGAAGACTATGATGGATTGCAGTACCGTTATCATGTTGCCATCCTTGCCGTCTAGCTCTGCCCACAATTTAGGCGCTGTGTCGATGACAAGAACCAATAAAGACGGCGTTTCCTCCGCATACTGCGGCCTTGTTTTAGAAGTACGGAATGTTGGATCAGAAATAGCGTCCATTTGTTGCACTGGCTGGTCTTGTGGTACCGATCTCTATACTGTATTTCGATTACACGTACTTGGTCTTCTCTTCAGATTGCAATTTTGATGTTCGGACTGTTAAGAAAAGTAAGAGAACAAAGACTTAGCGAAATAAATCATTTAATAATACAATCTGATATTTACATAGATATTATAGATCCCTCCTCAATGGAATAAGCCACGACCACCTTG belongs to Zygotorulaspora mrakii chromosome 1, complete sequence and includes:
- the VID24 gene encoding glucose-induced degradation complex subunit VID24 (similar to Saccharomyces cerevisiae VID24 (YBR105C); ancestral locus Anc_3.353); the protein is MINEVTKTVADALAKKQAAQRGDGVDDQQDFGNADRCVQQPSSSGVPVLALAHHQQIFSEESLYKCSSADSLASLQQQFVSSSPSLSSSKRYIVEDNSDYGSCTSPAQSRANGSVSGVPRSISATVTNFLKPRMEFTGYQISGYKKYQVVVTLKTVELPKDGISSLSPHLTGFLTIRGLTNQHPEISTYFESFAVTHKDLGFLSSTWSKDRAMTSYMADDQTDLEHWLNFPSFKQLFLGPGCDSENRTPTINDLLNGQESFGDYLENRYIFMRWKEKFLVPDALIDGVEGASYDGFYYIVHDQVTGAIQGFYYHEDAEKFQQLELVASFKSLNDCSNCSFEFA
- a CDS encoding uncharacterized protein (similar to Saccharomyces cerevisiae YPR063C; ancestral locus Anc_3.352); protein product: MTANNVKRVDLCVQYKHTLPPKSPFETNMGLSKMVNQSMPMVGMFLRNKFIAWFALIQSFHYYLNADPDQENSSGSKNAMDQSPMMKVVLSIIGICVCYMNIALPQPDAPPLKPKAVEDAKVVAKSVEGAKST
- the FCY1 gene encoding cytosine deaminase (similar to Saccharomyces cerevisiae FCY1 (YPR062W); ancestral locus Anc_3.351), whose amino-acid sequence is MTRGREWDKLGMDIAYEEAARGLSEGGVPIGGCLINNKDGQVLGRGHNMRFQKSSATLHGEISTLENCGRLPGKVYKDTTLYTTLSPCDMCTGAIIMYGIPRCVIGENINFKSEGEEYLKSRGRDVAVMDDKRCQKIMKEFIEQRPQDWFEDIGE
- the JID1 gene encoding Jid1p (similar to Saccharomyces cerevisiae JID1 (YPR061C); ancestral locus Anc_3.350), whose protein sequence is MLLQRNVPFIYRYRRACTAQLKTRSTLSFSKNVLIKLNFRFFAIPANYAESHNEGGNVHHDTRWPNHENPTPYEVFGITQQECSSSRNINKSILKKRFHEYAKLYHPDISQNVRIIRSPIKQKQLGGSLLSFDEKVLRFKIMTQAYEILSDTGRRNLYDLTKSNWAYGPQSSSTYASSHAYPSSHGYQTNSTYEYWNAGTWEEMNDLNKGTQEREKLDPWTVFLWLCGLVVCLEATALLTRIENSLTSQQYTHEETEFDLAQSYSNYGLDSDKFSRLRRFLWFRTYGLYRAKDDLDREAEKNEGLVQDLIKATAEKDNGACKFSASKK
- the ARO7 gene encoding chorismate mutase ARO7 (similar to Saccharomyces cerevisiae ARO7 (YPR060C); ancestral locus Anc_3.349), with the translated sequence MDFTNPETVLDLRNIRDELVRMEDTIIFNFIERSRFPTCPPVYEKERPGLAIPNFNGSFLDWALLQMEMVQSQIRRFESPDETPFFPDHILKPILPSVNYPPILAKFASQVNYNGKIKEIYEKEMVPLISKYDGDQPENYGSVATRDIECLNSLSRRIHFGKFVAEAKFQAEEKMFTKLIQEKDVEGLMKSITNSAVEEKILHRLIRKAEVYGIDPTNNKGERRITPEYLVKIYKDFVITITKEVEIDYLLRRLSD
- the YMC1 gene encoding organic acid transporter (similar to Saccharomyces cerevisiae YMC2 (YBR104W) and YMC1 (YPR058W); ancestral locus Anc_3.348); protein product: MSEEWPAPQLIDDLELEGSKDKSRVLKDLLAGTTGGIAQVLVGQPFDTAKVRLQTSTRVTSVSEVVRNLIKNEGFMAFYKGTLTPLFGVGACVSIQFGVNEAMKRMFHSLNTDSLSTLSLQQYYTCGLAGGIANSFLAAPIEHVRIRLQTQTQTGTGASALYKGPIDCIKKLRSQGGLMRGLIPTLLREGHGCGTYFLVYEALVASDMNKGLDRKNIPAWKLCGYGAIAGTALWSVVYPVDVIKSVMQTDNLKSPKYGKSMRLVAKNLFIQGGIRAYFKGFTPTMMRAAPANGATFATFELAMRFLN
- the BRR1 gene encoding Brr1p (similar to Saccharomyces cerevisiae BRR1 (YPR057W); ancestral locus Anc_3.347) yields the protein MRDNSKHLVDSAFGQSRAFSLNDKLVNPEAVRYLSNVRQEALRTNVSKKKQYTKYKASLYDDEEEETSKVVVLNNNPPPSEVFADFRLRMDKWLEWFIDTKQIVNENSDVFQGYDGTTMDLLLLYLRRYLSGLPEQKGIVLHLLSILKEAPNIKEDSSLEIDEQWAISTVKKLKNKKIKSIDDIKINIQELNREIPVGFKQWYQYLQEHEPTHTAFTSTINARNIWILVQYMNQEWLKDMMKCKRPPQSIRLSNWLLYILYHLPVNLTAESVSSIRELGKKCRKVIEEDAVKAASEEAKIKIPALQINLPSEMANLGISSAPCDLNIVGLTLAVIASIYRQRDLVDWV
- the TFB4 gene encoding TFIIH/NER complex subunit TFB4 (similar to Saccharomyces cerevisiae TFB4 (YPR056W); ancestral locus Anc_3.345) — translated: MDAISDPTFRTSKTRPQYAEETPSLLVLVIDTAPKLWAELDGKDGNMITVLQSIIVFLNAHLAFNNSNRVAVIAAHSQGIKYLYPKSVSRQYSEQSYGHASFSTKDLSIISNDMYRQFRNVDETLVEELYKLFQEEKNQVDKITQKSTLAGGMSAGLTYTNRLSRELSSISLKSRLLVLTCGSGGGRDEIFQYIPIMNCIFSATKLKCPIDVVKIGGRRDSTFLQQTTDATQGVYLHVESTDGLIQYLSTAMFIDPSLRQIIVKPNQGSVDFRTSCYLTGKVVAVGYICSVCLCVLSIIPPSNRCPACDSEFDERVIAKLKKSRE